The Vicia villosa cultivar HV-30 ecotype Madison, WI linkage group LG1, Vvil1.0, whole genome shotgun sequence genome includes a region encoding these proteins:
- the LOC131644599 gene encoding serine/threonine-protein kinase-like protein CCR1, with protein sequence MQIPFKFNLSQSSSSSSLFFVLLLFCCHGANGFGTMGPISASFGEYEVFCSIDASGKQDVICWGKNTTSPQPISSSSYVTNIPAMSALSGGEGFLCGILANTSQAFCWAATSKQNADPVLVPAVYKNTAYSRIAAGKNHVCAVRGSYYSDRDSGTVDCWQILKRGKNGTLTAVLNGLFFDQSVVNLEMNSVVSGEGFTCGGVRDGGLVCWGPNSTSLKVSNVTDSFSALAAGRTALCGVSNITGDVRCWGDIEPPTTTEVCFVSLSGGARHFCGVREDNHVVQCWGNLSSSLVPKGYGFMAIASSDYTTCGIREDDLLLDCWLVNASKADFDPPLELSSPGLCRSSSCGVNEFDFNVSVLSEPDLTSLCVRQGLRICSPCGYNCSQGYFLSSPCTRNSDRVCTACSLCQNSSCLSVCRLHSSNGFFHWHHIRTWVLIVGSSALCLLLILVCVCFFRCCACSRGQRHGKHSKSCIGKHEQEDNDDVIGNGNGNGHLHSFPSASSCPGLPQVFRLSELKDATNGFKEFNELGRGSHGFVYKANLADGRVVAVKRANAATIIHTNNRDFEMELELLCKIRHCNVVNLLGYCAEMGERLLVYEYMSHGTLSDHIHGGLSPLNWSLRLKIAMQSAKGVEYLHKELSPPIVHKDLKSSSILLDSEWGARVSDFGLVISSDKDLNADLESDVYSFGIVLLEILSGRKAHDIDFDPPNVVEWAVPLFKQGKAAAIIDRSVALPRNVEPLLKLGDIAELAVRENPSERPSMSDIASWLEQIVRDGLIL encoded by the coding sequence ATGCAAATTCCGTTTAAGTTTAACCTttctcaatcatcatcatcatcatcactgttCTTCGTTCTTCTCTTGTTCTGTTGTCATGGTGCAAATGGGTTTGGTACCATGGGACCAATCTCAGCTTCATTTGGCGAATACGAAGTGTTCTGCTCGATTGATGCTAGTGGAAAACAAGACGTTATCTGTTGGGGGAAAAACACCACTTCACCGCAGCCTATTTCTTCTTCGTCCTATGTTACCAACATTCCTGCCATGTCTGCGCTTTCTGGCGGTGAAGGCTTTCTCTGCGGCATTCTAGCTAACACTTCGCAGGCGTTTTGTTGGGCTGCGACGTCGAAGCAAAACGCAGATCCCGTTTTGGTTCCTGCGGTGTATAAGAACACTGCGTATTCTCGTATAGCGGCTGGGAAGAATCATGTATGTGCTGTTAGAGGATCTTATTACTCGGATCGTGATTCCGGGACTGTGGATTGCTGGCAAATCTTGAAGAGAGGTAAAAACGGTACGTTGACGGCGGTGCTTAATGGTTTGTTCTTTGATCAATCGGTTGTTAATCTGGAAATGAATAGTGTTGTTTCCGGTGAAGGGTTTACCTGTGGTGGGGTTAGAGATGGAGGGTTGGTTTGTTGGGGGCCTAATTCAACAAGCTTGAAGGTTTCCAATGTTACTGATAGTTTTTCTGCTTTAGCTGCGGGGAGGACTGCCTTGTGCGGTGTTTCGAATATCACCGGTGATGTGAGATGCTGGGGCGATATCGAACCTCCGACGACAACCGAGGTTTGTTTCGTTTCGCTATCTGGCGGGGCGCGTCATTTCTGTGGTGTACGAGAGgataatcatgtggttcaatgCTGGGGTAACTTGAGTTCATCTTTGGTTCCAAAAGGTTATGGCTTTATGGCAATTGCTTCTTCGGATTATACTACTTGTGGTATAAGGGAAGATGATCTTCTCCTGGATTGTTGGTTGGTCAACGCTTCGAAGGCTGATTTCGATCCTCCTTTAGAGCTTTCTAGTCCTGGTCTTTGCAGGTCAAGTTCTTGTGGAGTCAATGAGTTTGATTTCAATGTTAGTGTTCTTAGTGAGCCTGATTTGACGAGTTTGTGTGTGAGACAGGGTTTGAGGATTTGTTCGCCTTGTGGGTATAATTGTTCACAAGGGTACTTTTTGTCGAGTCCTTGTACTCGAAATTCTGATAGAGTTTGCACAGCTTGTTCTCTATGTCAGAACAGTTCTTGTTTGAGTGTTTGCAGACTTCATTCTTCCAACGGGTTTTTTCATTGGCATCATATCCGTACATGGGTTCTCATAGTTGGATCTTCTGctttgtgtttgttgctgattTTGGTTTGTGTGTGTTTTTTTCGATGTTGTGCTTGTTCAAGGGGACAACGACATGGGAAACACTCCAAGTCTTGTATCGGTAAacatgaacaagaagacaatgaTGACGTGATTGGTAATGGTAATGGTAATGGTCATCTTCACTCATTTCCTTCGGCTAGTTCTTGTCCTGGTTTGCCTCAGGTTTTCAGGCTTTCGGAGTTGAAAGACGCTACCAATGGTTTCAAGGAGTTTAATGAGCTTGGAAGAGGAAGTCATGGATTTGTTTACAAAGCAAATTTGGCTGACGGGAGAGTGGTTGCGGTGAAAAGAGCAAACGCTGCTACGATAATACACACCAACAATCGCGACTTTGAAATGGAGTTGGAACTTTTGTGCAAAATTCGTCACTGCAATGTGGTAAACTTGTTGGGTTATTGTGCTGAGATGGGAGAGAGGTTGCTGGTTTATGAGTATATGTCTCATGGAACACTTTCTGATCACATTCATGGTGGTCTTTCTCCTCTAAATTGGAGCTTAAGGCTTAAGATAGCTATGCAATCAGCAAAAGGGGTTGAGTATCTTCACAAGGAGCTATCGCCTCCAATTGTTCATAAGGATCTCAAGAGTTCCAGCATTCTCTTGGATTCAGAATGGGGGGCTAGAGTTTCCGATTTCGGACTTGTTATTTCGAGCGATAAGGATCTTAACGCAGACTTGGAAAGTGATGTTTACAGCTTTGGGATAGTGCTGTTGGAGATTCTAAGTGGAAGGAAGGCTCATGATATAGATTTTGATCCACCTAATGTTGTTGAGTGGGCAGTGCCTTTGTTCAAACAAGGTAAAGCAGCTGCAATAATTGATCGCAGCGTCGCTCTTCCCAGAAATGTCGAGCCTTTGCTTAAGCTTGGCGATATAGCAGAGCTGGCTGTGAGAGAGAATCCGAGTGAGCGTCCATCTATGTCAGATATAGCATCTTGGTTGGAGCAGATTGTGAGGGATGGATTGATCTTATAA